One Nicotiana tomentosiformis chromosome 1, ASM39032v3, whole genome shotgun sequence genomic window, GATCCACTACTCATAACAATGAACAACATAAAAATGAACAAACTGTCGAGCAGGATGCTGTGAAGCACTTAATTACTGAGTATGTGAATGATGCTCTCCAGGCTTTCGTGAGGGGACTACCAGTTGTGCCACCCACGCCTCCACCAAACAATACTGCAACTGTGAAAATTCCACGATCAGGGTTGGCTAATTCTGGAAGCAGAGGAACTCCCAACGATTCACGTGATGGGAGATCAGGTACGCCTAATAATTCCGATTTACAAACTTTAATACTAACCTTGCAAAAACAAGTGAAAGAACAAAATGACTGTATTGAGAAAATACCCGACGTACCACTTGTGATCAAAGGAATTAATTTCGACAAATATTCACAACAACCATGAAAACCAACCGCAACTCCATTACCAATTCCCAAAAATTTCAAAATGGCTGACATCTCGAAATACGATGGAACGACCGATCCACGTGAGCACGTTACTGCATTCACCATGGGAgtaaaaggcaatgatttaaccaaaCAGGAGATTGAATCTATGCTGGTCAAAAAGTTTGGGGAAACACTTACTAAAGGAGCGTTAACATGGTACTCTCTTTTACCAGAAAATTCTATTAactcttttgctgagcttgcagatctatttataaaagcacactcAGGTGCACAAAAAGTTGAAAAGATAATGGAGGATTTATTCACTACTAAAAAATCTGGTTTTAGCAATGGATAAATTCTGTAGCTAAATAGAAAGATCCgtcgctaatctcatttagcgacagattatcaagaaattctgctagctacggacgatttagcgacagattagcgaCGGCGTTCGTagctaatttcagtttttttgtaGTGATTCAAAGTAAAGCAAGGAGATACAGAATTACTTCGAGAATTCATAGACAGATTCCAACGTGAAAGAATGTTGCTACCAAGAGTACCTGACAATTGGGTAGCCATGGCATTTGCAAGCAATTTAAACAAGAAAACTTCAGAAGCTACGAGGAGGCTTAAAAAGAGCCTACGAGAATTCCCTGCCATGACATGGAATGATGTCTATAATAGGTACAGTACCAAGTTACGGATCGAAGAAGATATCATAGCTCAGTCAAGGGTTGAAGAAAAACCAGGTTCGAGGCAGTCAGAATCTGAGAAGAGGTCCGATAAGAATAGGTACGAGCCTTATATGGGACCTTCGGGGCGAATAGCTCGTTCCAAATTCGAAAACGTGCGGGCTGATCACAGGTTCGCAAATAGAGATTCAGGTTCGTCATCGTCGAGATTCAGAAAAGATCGAGGTGAAAGTAACAGAGATGCTAATACAAACACAAGGATTGGGGACTATAATTTTAACGTGAGTACCTCCGAGTTGGTCGCTGTTTTAAGAAGCATGGGGGATAAGGTACGATGGCCTAAAGAGATGAGATCAAATCCAAATAGAAGAAACCCAGACTTTTGGTGCGAGTTCCATAATGACCACGGCCATAGAACATCAGACTGCAGATTATTACAAGGTGAGGTGGAACATTTATTGAAGCAGGGCTATCTAACGGAATTGTTCAGCGAGAAAGGTAAACAAGCTTACATGAAAAATAGGCAAGAGCCCCCAAAACTTCCATCTCCAAAGAGAACAGTAAATGTGATAAACGGCGGAGAAGAAGTCAACGGCGTAACCTATACAGCCGCGAGAAAAACAATAAAGTTCACAATAACTCACGGGGAGCGAACTCACCAAACTCTGGAAGACGACAACATAACCTTTTATGATGTAGATGCTGATGGATTAATGattcctcataatgatgcactggtaatatctttacttatacatgatactaatgtaaaacgagttttgattgaccCAGGTAGCTCTATGAATATCATTCTATTACGAGTGGTGAACAAAATGCCGATGGGCGATCGTGTAGTTCCAAAAGCACGTTCCTTATCTGGGTTTGATAACTCAACCGTTATTACAAACGGCGAGATTGAACTAAGCACATACGCAGAAGGGGTCATCAAAGAAACAAAATTTCAAGTGATAGACACGGATATGACCTATAATGTGATTCTTGGGAGGCcgtggattcatgatatggatgtTGTGCCATCCATATTACATCAGGTTATCGAATTCCCTTAAAAATGGGGGAATTCAATAGATTCGAGGAGATCAACAAACTTCAAGGAGTATCAATTCGGTGATACAACCAAGTCAAAAAGATACGAATGCAAGTCAAAAAGATGCGGGTGCAAGTGAGAAAGATGCGGTAAATCAAATTTCAACAGAAATTGTATCAAAACAAACAGACATGGACTCCAGACCAGATGTAATTCAAAAGCCAGAGGAGaacaaaaatattaaaacaacGATTGAGGAGCTTGAAGCTGTTCCACTATTCGAACAATGGCCAGATCGAAGAATTCATATCGGAGCAAGGTTAAACCCATATAGgagaggtaagttaattgaatatttaaaagctaacgcGGATTGTTTTTCATGGTCCCATTCAGATATGAGAGGTATACCTCCGGAGGTGATGACTCAAAAATTAAATGAAGATCCATCATTCATACCTATCAAACAAAAGTAGAGGAAGCAATGATcattcaaaaatcaagtgatcgATGAAGAGGTACAGAAACTCTTAAAGATCGATTCAATACACGAGGTAAAATATCCTAATTGGTTAGCTAATACTGTGGTAGTTCCGAAAAAGAACGGTAAATGGAGAGTTTGTGTGGATTACACGGacttaaataaagcatgcccgaaagattcattccctttaccgcatatagatcaaTTGATTGATGCTACCACATGCCACGAATTATTAAGCTTTCTAGATACGTATTCTGGCTATCatcaaataaaaatggacccCTTAGacgaagaaaaaacttcatttattaaAAACAGGGGGACTTATTTTTACAAAgtcatgccttttggcttgaaaaatgctggagccacGTATCAGAGGTTGGTGACCAAGATGTTCCAAGAACACCTAGGGAAGATGATGGAAgtgtacattgatgatatgttggttaaataTACACAAGCGAAAGATCATTTTCAACATCTTTCAACTACCTTCGAGATCCTTCGCAGATATAATATGAAACTGAACCCATAAAAGTGCGCTTTTGGCGTAGCTTCAGGTAAGTTTCTAGGCTTTCTCGTATCTAATAGAGGAATTGAAGTAAATCCTGCACAGATTAAAGCTATTGAAGAAATACCTGATATACTCACAAGCAAAAAAAGGGGTACAAAGATTGACATGTAgtattgtgtcacgacccaaaatccaactagtcgtgatggcacttaacccaacccgctaggtaagccaacttttaaTTATCCAAttacaataataattatttaaaagagaatatctaaaaaccaatacatttccccaagaactggtagtacaaatcatgagcttctaagaatagagtatacaaagcgaaaatgaaataaatacatagtctatttgaataatacataaacagagcttttataaatctaaggttaccctgaacaagaggtagctacaacaggaacgcaggtacatcttcaaattcggcaaccatcGAACACAGCCACAACGgcaaccaatatctgcacgcaatgtgtagaagtgcagtatcagtacaaccgaccccatgtactgagtaagtaacaaacctagcgttaggttgaaagtagtgacgagcttttaccaaggtcagagtccaacttccataaccaacaatagttcataacaatattaaacaagtaataccagaagtaactcaagaataaatgcttagctaaatcatgacttttgaaaatagttctgcctttcaagtatatcaatgaaaactcgaatcgtttaccgaagttaccaaaaatatgaataagtttgaaaacagtaatttttccaaaatccttccaataataaataaaatatcttattttctttcccagataaccagtgtaaaacaaatgcatcactatgcccatatgtcaatatgtgtgagaaatcatgaataatgtgataccgtacatcataagaaaaacacatatctatgcatatatgtcatgtgtacatgtcaatgcaatgtatctaagagattgcactcatgtactcacactctcagagtactcaatctcattgtctcgcattctctctcactgtgctcagcacactcaatcactcagcgctatacaatacttgctgcggtgtgcagcccgatccctgtttatagtcgactgcgctcactggggtgtgtacagactcatgaggggatcctacatcccaagcgctataagcacagacaactcacgtgctgcacggacaactcacgtgctataatatcctatctggatcagcacggacaactcacatgctataataatatctggatccgcacggacaactcacgtgctgcacggccaactcacgtgcaatagtataatataaggatctgcacggccaactcacgtgcaatagtataatatatataaagccaacatggccttctgcgacgtgcagcccgatcccaaaaatatcctcacaatcaggccctcggcctccctcagtcatcaatctctccagtctctctctcatgggctcacaatgtcatgagaatagcccaaaatgatgatatgatgtatcaataaataacagcagagactgaaatatgatatgcactgaaatgaatatgactg contains:
- the LOC138906626 gene encoding uncharacterized protein encodes the protein MAFASNLNKKTSEATRRLKKSLREFPAMTWNDVYNRYSTKLRIEEDIIAQSRVEEKPGSRQSESEKRSDKNRYEPYMGPSGRIARSKFENVRADHRFANRDSGSSSSRFRKDRGESNRDANTNTRIGDYNFNVSTSELVAVLRSMGDKVRWPKEMRSNPNRRNPDFWCEFHNDHGHRTSDCRLLQGEVEHLLKQGYLTELFSEKGKQAYMKNRQEPPKLPSPKRTVNVINGGEEVNGVTYTAARKTIKFTITHGERTHQTLEDDNITFYDVDADGLMIPHNDALVISLLIHDTNVKRVLIDPGSSMNIILLRVVNKMPMGDRVVPKARSLSGFDNSTVITNGEIELSTYAEGVIKETKFQVIDTDMTYNVILGRPWIHDMDVVPSILHQVIEFP